One Vigna unguiculata cultivar IT97K-499-35 chromosome 7, ASM411807v1, whole genome shotgun sequence genomic region harbors:
- the LOC114191478 gene encoding calcium-dependent protein kinase 1-like, producing MGNTCTGPSISKNGLFQSVSAAIWRSQLPDESVSNRESVKEEATSVPETPLPVLNKPPEQITMPKHEAKQEAKSEIEPAKEQGKKRQKKHGSVKRVSSAGLRVDSVLQRETDNFKEFFTLGRKLGQGQFGTTFLCVEKATGHEYACKSIAKRKLVTDDDVEDVRREIQIMHHLAGHPNVISIKGAYEDAVAVHVVMELCAGGELFDRIIQRGHYTERQAAELIRTIVGVVEACHSLGVMHRDLKPENFLFVNQQEDSLLKTIDFGLSVFFKPGDIFSDVVGSPYYVAPEVLRKRYGPEADVWSAGVILYILLSGVPPFWAENEQGIFEQVLRGDLDFSSDPWPNISESAKDLVRNMLVRDPRRRLTAHQVLCHPWIQVDGVAPDKPLDSAVLSRLKQFSAMNKLKKMALIIIAESLSEEEIAGLKEMFKMIDADNSGTITFEELKAGLKRVGANLNESEIYDLMQAADIDNSGTIDYGEFLAATLHRNKIEREDHLFAAFSYFDKDGSGYITQEELQQACDEFGIKDVRLEEIIKEIDEDNDGRIDYNEFVAMMQKGNLPVVGKKGLENSFSIKFREALKL from the exons ATGGGAAACACATGTACTGGTCCTAGCATTTCAAAAAATGGTTTATTTCAATCGGTTTCTGCAGCAATTTGGCGGTCTCAATTACCTGATGAATCAGTGTCCAATAGAGAATCTGTAAAAGAGGAAGCAACTAGTGTGCCCGAAACGCCTTTGCCTGTCCTAAATAAACCTCCCGAGCAGATAACTATGCCGAAACATGAAGCCAAGCAAGAGGCAAAATCTGAAATAGAACCAGCAAAGGAACAAGGGAAGAAGAGGCAGAAGAAACATGGTTCTGTGAAGAGAGTTTCTAGTGCAGGGCTTCGAGTTGATTCTGTGTTGCAGAGAGAAACTGATAATTTCAAGGAGTTTTTCACTCTTGGAAGGAAACTTGGACAGGGTCAGTTTGGGACAACTTTCTTGTGTGTGGAGAAGGCAACAGGACATGAATATGCCTGCAAATCTATTGCAAAGAGGAAGCTTGTCACAGATGATGATGTTGAAGATGTGAGAAGAGAAATTCAGATAATGCACCACTTGGCTGGGCATCCTAACGTTATATCCATCAAAGGTGCATACGAGGATGCTGTAGCTGTTCATGTTGTGATGGAATTGTGTGCAGGTGGAGAGCTTTTTGATAGGATTATACAGCGTGGTCATTATACTGAAAGACAGGCAGCTGAACTTATCAGAACTATAGTTGGGGTTGTGGAAGCTTGCCATTCTCTTGGTGTGATGCACAGAGACCTTAAACCTGAGAATTTTCTCTTTGTCAATCAGCAAGAAGATTCACTTCTGAAAACTATTGACTTTGGATTGTCTGTCTTCTTTAAGCCAG GTGATATCTTTTCTGATGTGGTGGGTAGCCCATACTATGTTGCCCCTGAAGTTTTGCGAAAGCGATATGGTCCCGAGGCAGATGTGTGGAGTGCTGGTGTTATCCTTTACATTCTTTTGAGTGGAGTACCTCCATTTTGGGCTG AAAATGAACAGGGAATATTTGAACAGGTTCTGCGTGGTGATCTTGATTTTTCTTCTGATCCCTGGCCTAATATTTCTGAAAGTGCAAAAGATTTAGTACGAAATATGCTTGTTCGTGACCCTAGAAGGAGGTTGACTGCACATCAAGTATTAT GTCATCCTTGGATTCAAGTTGATGGCGTAGCTCCTGATAAGCCACTTGATTCTGCTGTATTAAGTCGCTTGAAGCAATTTTCTGCTATGAACAAGCTCAAGAAAATGGCTCTTATA atAATTGCTGAGAGCTTATCAGAAGAAGAAATTGCTGGCTTAAAAGAGATGTTCAAGATGATAGATGCAGACAACAGTGGTACAATCACTTTTGAAGAACTTAAAGCTGGTTTGAAAAGAGTCGGTGCTAATCTTAATGAGTCtgaaatttatgatttaatGCAAGCG GCTGATATTGATAACAGTGGGACAATTGATTATGGCGAATTCCTTGCTGCAACATTACACCGCAACAAAATTGAAAGAGAAGATCATCTATTTGCAGCATTTTCTTACTTTGATAAAGATGGAAGTGGCTATATTACTCAGGAAGAACTTCAACAGGCTTGTGATGAGTTTGGCATAAAAGATGTTCGTTTGGAAGAGATAATCAAGGAAATTGATGAAGATAAT GATGGTCGCATAGATTACAATGAGTTTGTGGCTATGATGCAGAAAGGAAATCTTCCAGTGGTTGGTAAGAAAGGTCTAGAAAATAGCTTCAGCATTAAGTTCAGGGAGGCATTAAAATTGTAG